In a single window of the Labeo rohita strain BAU-BD-2019 chromosome 23, IGBB_LRoh.1.0, whole genome shotgun sequence genome:
- the LOC127154409 gene encoding serine/threonine-protein kinase pim-2-like, producing MPFQPETDPADPLSLLKSTALQDPADPQPGPSGLEPPAHRDSDLTGLNPIPGESGLKPTSDIDLAGPEPAERPFLSLYEVGNKISAGMFGSVFQGTQKSDGQQVAIKFIPKRKIDKYINFPGYSKPLLMEVALNLLLKKAPSSPNIVYMLEWFEEEDQHILILEYPRPCLTLLGMRLDCECRTLNETQARGLMFQAVLAAKHCIDQGVFHRDIKPSNILVNTETMEVKLIDFGSGDLVQKSGYQYEFRGRHRPPEFYTKRKYHAGPTTVWTLGFMLFQMVTGRPAFRTEEDIIAGDLTFDSSLSRECQDVINQCLIRDPDKRVTLEQLLDHKWFQQEGHPAVAPESGCVT from the exons ATGCCTTTTCAGCCAGAGACAGATCCAGCTGATCCTCTGAGCCTCCTTAAGTCGACGGCTCTCCAGGATCCAGCTGATCCACAGCCAGGACCGTCCGGCCTTGAGCCACCAGCACACCGTGATTCTGACCTGACCGGTCTGAATCCAATTCCAGGTGAATCTGGTCTCAAGCCGACCTCTGACATAGATTTAGCTGGTCCTGAGCCGGCTGAAA gaccaTTTCTCTCCCTTTATGAAGTGGGAAATAAGATTTCAGCAGGAATGTTCGGCAGCGTGTTTCAGGGGACTCAAAAATCTGATGGCCAACAG GTCGCCATCAAATTTATCCCGAAGAGGAAAATCGACAAGTATATTAATTTT CCTGGCTATTCCAAGCCACTGCTGATGGAAGTAGCTCTAAATCTCCTGTTGAAAAAAGCTCCATCAAGCCCCAACATCGTATATATGCTGGAGTGGTTTGAGGAGGAAGATCAGCACATCCTCATCTTGGAGTATCCGCGACCCTGCCTGACCTTGCTTGGAATGCGGCTTGACTGCGAGTGCAGAACCCTGAATGAAACTCAGGCACGTGGCTTGATGTTCCAAGCCGTGCTCGCAGCAAAGCACTGTATTGATCAGGGTGTCTTCCACCGTGACATCAAGCCAAGTAACATCCTGGTCAATACAGAGACGATGGAAGTCAAGTTAATAGACTTTGGCTCTGGTGACCTTGTCCAAAAATCTGGCTACCAATATGAATTCAGAG GACGACATCGCCCACCTGAATTCTACACGAAACGCAAATATCACGCCGGCCCAACAACAGTCTGGACTCTGGGCTTTATGCTGTTCCAAATGGTAACTGGACGTCCTGCTTTTCGTACAGAAGAGGACATTATAGCTGGCGATCTGACGTTTGACTCCAGTTTATCCAGAG AATGCCAGGATGTGATAAACCAGTGCCTGATACGTGATCCAGACAAAAGAGTGACGTTAGAGCAGCTCTTAGATCACAAATGGTTTCAACAGGAAGGTCATCCAGCAGTAGCTCCGGAGTCAGGTTGTGTGACGTAG
- the pacsin1a gene encoding protein kinase C and casein kinase substrate in neurons protein 1a isoform X2: MNCLQERAKIEKSYSQQLTEWSKRWRQLIEKGPQYGSVERAWLAMMTEADKVSELHQEVKNGLMNEDIEKVKNWQKDSYHRQMIGGFKETKEAEEGFKKAQKPWAKKLKEMETAKKNYHMACKEEKMAAAREADASVTPDQQKKLHEKTEKCKQDVQKAKEKYEKSLDELSKCTPQYMECMEQVFDQCQQHEVKRLTFLKEVLLDIKRHLNLTENQNYAAVYRDFERTILAANTQEDLKWFSNNHGPGMHMNWPQFEEYNPEATNAVAKREKKKPDGVAPATPSTEHAGQPGDRGSVSSYDKNQAYSTEWSDDEQPTGYSGNETNGGANSFEDDSGSRGGVRVRALYDYEGQEQDELTFKAGDELTKIEEEDDQGWCRGRLDSGRTGLYPANYVEEI, from the exons ATGAACTGCCTTCAGGAACGTGCCAAGATCGAGAAGTCCTACAGCCAGCAGCTCACTGAATGGTCCAAAAGGTGGAGGCAACTGATTGAGAAAG GGCCTCAGTATGGTTCTGTGGAGCGGGCCTGGTTAGCTATGATGACAGAGGCCGACAAGGTGAGTGAACTTCATCAAGAGGTGAAGAACGGTCTGATGAACGAGGATATCGAAAAAGTGAAGAACTGGCAGAAAGACTCGTACCACAGACAGATGATTGGTGGCTTCAAGGAAACCAAAGAGGCAGAAGAGGGCTTCAAGAAAGCCCAGAAACCCTGGGCAAAGAAACTCAAAGAG ATGGAGACAGCAAAGAAGAACTATCACATGGCATGTAAAGAGGAGAAAATGGCTGCAGCCCGTGAGGCAGATGCATCCGTCACTCCTGACCAGCAGAAGAAACTCCATGAGAAGACAGAGAAATGCAAACAGGACGTGCAGAAG GCAAAGGAGAAGTATGAGAAGTCTCTGGACGAGCTGTCGAAGTGCACACCACAGTACATGGAGTGCATGGAGCAGGTGTTTGACCAATGCCAGCAGCACGAGGTCAAGCGACTGACCTTCCTCAAAGAGGTTCTTCTGGACATCAAACGGCACCTAAACCTCACCGAGAACCAAAA CTATGCAGCAGTGTACCGTGACTTTGAACGCACCATTCTGGCTGCCAACACACAAGAGGATCTCAAGTGGTTCAGTAATAATCACGGTCCTGGCATGCACATGAACTGGCCCCAGTTTGAG GAATATAACCCAGAAGCCACCAATGCTGTTGCTAAGAGAGAAAAGAAGAAGCCAGATGGAGTCGCTCCAGCCACTCCCAGCACAGAGCATGCAGGTCAACCAGGTGACCGTGGCAG TGTGAGCAGCTATGATAAGAACCAGGCGTACTCCACAGAATGGTCAGATGACGAGCAGCCCACCGGATACTCGGGGAACGAGACGAACGGCGGGGCAAACTCTTTCGAGGATGACTCGGGCAGCAGAGGAGGCGTGCGAGTGCGAGCACTCTATGACTATGAAGGGCAAGAGCAGGATGAGCTAACCTTCAAAGCAG GTGATGAATTAACAAAGATCGAAGAGGAAGATGACCAAGGGTGGTGCAGAGGACGTCTGGACAGCGGCCGGACAGGCTTATACCCGGCCAATTACGTTGAGGAAATCTGA
- the pacsin1a gene encoding protein kinase C and casein kinase substrate in neurons protein 1a isoform X1 — translation MSGSYDESAISDEAMDSFWEVGNYKRAVKRIDDGHRLCNDLMNCLQERAKIEKSYSQQLTEWSKRWRQLIEKGPQYGSVERAWLAMMTEADKVSELHQEVKNGLMNEDIEKVKNWQKDSYHRQMIGGFKETKEAEEGFKKAQKPWAKKLKEMETAKKNYHMACKEEKMAAAREADASVTPDQQKKLHEKTEKCKQDVQKAKEKYEKSLDELSKCTPQYMECMEQVFDQCQQHEVKRLTFLKEVLLDIKRHLNLTENQNYAAVYRDFERTILAANTQEDLKWFSNNHGPGMHMNWPQFEEYNPEATNAVAKREKKKPDGVAPATPSTEHAGQPGDRGSVSSYDKNQAYSTEWSDDEQPTGYSGNETNGGANSFEDDSGSRGGVRVRALYDYEGQEQDELTFKAGDELTKIEEEDDQGWCRGRLDSGRTGLYPANYVEEI, via the exons GTGGGAAATTATAAGCGTGCCGTCAAGAGAATTGATGACGGCCATCGACTCTGCAATGATCTTATGAACTGCCTTCAGGAACGTGCCAAGATCGAGAAGTCCTACAGCCAGCAGCTCACTGAATGGTCCAAAAGGTGGAGGCAACTGATTGAGAAAG GGCCTCAGTATGGTTCTGTGGAGCGGGCCTGGTTAGCTATGATGACAGAGGCCGACAAGGTGAGTGAACTTCATCAAGAGGTGAAGAACGGTCTGATGAACGAGGATATCGAAAAAGTGAAGAACTGGCAGAAAGACTCGTACCACAGACAGATGATTGGTGGCTTCAAGGAAACCAAAGAGGCAGAAGAGGGCTTCAAGAAAGCCCAGAAACCCTGGGCAAAGAAACTCAAAGAG ATGGAGACAGCAAAGAAGAACTATCACATGGCATGTAAAGAGGAGAAAATGGCTGCAGCCCGTGAGGCAGATGCATCCGTCACTCCTGACCAGCAGAAGAAACTCCATGAGAAGACAGAGAAATGCAAACAGGACGTGCAGAAG GCAAAGGAGAAGTATGAGAAGTCTCTGGACGAGCTGTCGAAGTGCACACCACAGTACATGGAGTGCATGGAGCAGGTGTTTGACCAATGCCAGCAGCACGAGGTCAAGCGACTGACCTTCCTCAAAGAGGTTCTTCTGGACATCAAACGGCACCTAAACCTCACCGAGAACCAAAA CTATGCAGCAGTGTACCGTGACTTTGAACGCACCATTCTGGCTGCCAACACACAAGAGGATCTCAAGTGGTTCAGTAATAATCACGGTCCTGGCATGCACATGAACTGGCCCCAGTTTGAG GAATATAACCCAGAAGCCACCAATGCTGTTGCTAAGAGAGAAAAGAAGAAGCCAGATGGAGTCGCTCCAGCCACTCCCAGCACAGAGCATGCAGGTCAACCAGGTGACCGTGGCAG TGTGAGCAGCTATGATAAGAACCAGGCGTACTCCACAGAATGGTCAGATGACGAGCAGCCCACCGGATACTCGGGGAACGAGACGAACGGCGGGGCAAACTCTTTCGAGGATGACTCGGGCAGCAGAGGAGGCGTGCGAGTGCGAGCACTCTATGACTATGAAGGGCAAGAGCAGGATGAGCTAACCTTCAAAGCAG GTGATGAATTAACAAAGATCGAAGAGGAAGATGACCAAGGGTGGTGCAGAGGACGTCTGGACAGCGGCCGGACAGGCTTATACCCGGCCAATTACGTTGAGGAAATCTGA